One genomic window of Solanum dulcamara chromosome 12, daSolDulc1.2, whole genome shotgun sequence includes the following:
- the LOC129875949 gene encoding short integuments 2, mitochondrial-like isoform X1, protein MEDSGFKQREREREREREMGGGGAAKGWLGQMGFTKSGGNINWFPGHMAAATRAIRQRLKLSDLVIEVRDARIPLSSANQDLQPMLSGKRRVIALNKQDLANRNLMHRWISYFNSRKQECLPINAHSRSSVHKLLDLVEFKLKEVMTREPTLLVMVLGVPNVGKSALINSIHQIALSRFPVQEKMKKARVGPLPGVTQDIAGFKIAHRPSVYVLDSPGVLVPTIPDIETGLKLALAGSVKDSVVGEERIAQYLLAVLNTRGTPLQWKHLVDRETKDPDHELENKPECIIKDLQNKGKKPMNKSNAYRVQDMVSEVQRTLCISLSEFSGSLEDESDLEILIEHQFEVLQKALKIPHKASEARIMVSKKFLTLFRTGKLGPVILDDVPGPSDSVS, encoded by the exons ATGGAAGATTCAGGGTTTAagcagagagagagagagagagagagagagagagagatgggTGGAGGAGGAGCAGCAAAAGGATGGTTAGGGCAAATGGGTTTCACCAAGAGTGGAGGAAACATAAATTGGTTTCCAGGGCATATGGCTGCAGCCACTCGTGCCATTCGCCAACGTCTCAAACTTTCTGATCTTGTAATTGAAGTCCGTGATGCCCGT ATACCGTTGTCGTCGGCGAATCAAGATTTACAGCCGATGCTTTCTGGGAAAAGGCGTGTTATTGCTCTCAATAAGCAAGATTTGGCCAACCGCAACCTCATGCAT AGGTGGATTAGTTATTTCAATTCCCGTAAACAAGAATGCCTCCCAATAAATGCACACAGTAGAAGTTCTGTACATAAG CTTCTTGATCTGGTTGAGTTCAAACTGAAGGAGGTTATGACAAGGGAACCTACTCTCCTTGTCATGGTGTTGGGTGTTCCTAACGTTGGCAAATCGGCTTTAATCAACTCCATCCATCAAATTGCATTATCTCGATTTCCAG TGcaggagaagatgaagaaggcTAGAGTGGGGCCTTTGCCTGGTGTTACTCAAGATATTGCTGGATTCAAG ATTGCACATCGACCTAGCGTCTATGTGCTGGACTCTCCAGGAGTGTTGGTTCCAACTATTCCAGACATAGAAACCGGGCTAAAGCTGGCTCTTGCAG GGTCTGTGAAAGATTCTGTAGTTGGTGAGGAGCGAATTGCTCAATACCTATTAGCAGTTTTAAACACCCGAGGCACTCCTCTTCAGTGGAAGCACTTGGTTGACAGGGAAACTAAGGACCCTGACCATGAGTTGGAAAACAAACCTGAATGTATTATCAAGGATCTTCAAAACAAGGGAAAGAAGCCCATGAACAAATCTAATGCCTATCGTGTTCAG GATATGGTTAGTGAAGTCCAGCGCACGCTTTGCATCAGTCTCTCGGAGTTCAGTGGTAGTTTGGAAGATGAATCTGACCTGGAGATTCTAATAGAACACCAGTTTGAAGTGTTGCAGAAGGCTCTGAAGATACCTCATAAGGCTTCAGAGGCTCGGATAATGGTATCAAAGAAATTTCTTACTTTATTTAGAACAGGGAAACTAGGTCCTGTCATCCTAGACGATGTTCCTGGTCCCTCTGATTCTGTATCTTGA
- the LOC129875949 gene encoding short integuments 2, mitochondrial-like isoform X2 — translation MEDSGFKQREREREREREMGGGGAAKGWLGQMGFTKSGGNINWFPGHMAAATRAIRQRLKLSDLVIEVRDARIPLSSANQDLQPMLSGKRRVIALNKQDLANRNLMHRWISYFNSRKQECLPINAHSRSSVHKEVMTREPTLLVMVLGVPNVGKSALINSIHQIALSRFPVQEKMKKARVGPLPGVTQDIAGFKIAHRPSVYVLDSPGVLVPTIPDIETGLKLALAGSVKDSVVGEERIAQYLLAVLNTRGTPLQWKHLVDRETKDPDHELENKPECIIKDLQNKGKKPMNKSNAYRVQDMVSEVQRTLCISLSEFSGSLEDESDLEILIEHQFEVLQKALKIPHKASEARIMVSKKFLTLFRTGKLGPVILDDVPGPSDSVS, via the exons ATGGAAGATTCAGGGTTTAagcagagagagagagagagagagagagagagagagatgggTGGAGGAGGAGCAGCAAAAGGATGGTTAGGGCAAATGGGTTTCACCAAGAGTGGAGGAAACATAAATTGGTTTCCAGGGCATATGGCTGCAGCCACTCGTGCCATTCGCCAACGTCTCAAACTTTCTGATCTTGTAATTGAAGTCCGTGATGCCCGT ATACCGTTGTCGTCGGCGAATCAAGATTTACAGCCGATGCTTTCTGGGAAAAGGCGTGTTATTGCTCTCAATAAGCAAGATTTGGCCAACCGCAACCTCATGCAT AGGTGGATTAGTTATTTCAATTCCCGTAAACAAGAATGCCTCCCAATAAATGCACACAGTAGAAGTTCTGTACATAAG GAGGTTATGACAAGGGAACCTACTCTCCTTGTCATGGTGTTGGGTGTTCCTAACGTTGGCAAATCGGCTTTAATCAACTCCATCCATCAAATTGCATTATCTCGATTTCCAG TGcaggagaagatgaagaaggcTAGAGTGGGGCCTTTGCCTGGTGTTACTCAAGATATTGCTGGATTCAAG ATTGCACATCGACCTAGCGTCTATGTGCTGGACTCTCCAGGAGTGTTGGTTCCAACTATTCCAGACATAGAAACCGGGCTAAAGCTGGCTCTTGCAG GGTCTGTGAAAGATTCTGTAGTTGGTGAGGAGCGAATTGCTCAATACCTATTAGCAGTTTTAAACACCCGAGGCACTCCTCTTCAGTGGAAGCACTTGGTTGACAGGGAAACTAAGGACCCTGACCATGAGTTGGAAAACAAACCTGAATGTATTATCAAGGATCTTCAAAACAAGGGAAAGAAGCCCATGAACAAATCTAATGCCTATCGTGTTCAG GATATGGTTAGTGAAGTCCAGCGCACGCTTTGCATCAGTCTCTCGGAGTTCAGTGGTAGTTTGGAAGATGAATCTGACCTGGAGATTCTAATAGAACACCAGTTTGAAGTGTTGCAGAAGGCTCTGAAGATACCTCATAAGGCTTCAGAGGCTCGGATAATGGTATCAAAGAAATTTCTTACTTTATTTAGAACAGGGAAACTAGGTCCTGTCATCCTAGACGATGTTCCTGGTCCCTCTGATTCTGTATCTTGA
- the LOC129875948 gene encoding NADPH-dependent thioredoxin reductase 3-like: protein MANTTPNITNSVGIGIRIRSKTRPVSTSMAATPSTLSTALCIPNGLLVINSGSSRRGGTARVDSVNGHLTRSRTSSFSIRAAAEVEPVGTSSSAQGIENLIIIGSGPAGYTAAIYAARANLKPVVFEGFQAGGVPGGQLMTTTEVENFPGFPDGITGPDLMDRMRRQAERWGAELYQEDVEFIDVKNAPFTVHSSERKVKCHSLIVATGANARRLGLPREDEFWSRGISACAICDGASPLFKGQVLAVVGGGDTATEEAIYLTKYARHVHLLVRKDQLRASRAMQDRVFNNPNITVHFNTETVDVVSNPKGQMSGILIRKADTQEESVLEAKGLFYGIGHSPNSQLLEGQVELDSSGYILVKEGTANTSVEGVFAAGDVQDHEWRQAVTAAGSGCVAALSVERYLTSKNLLLEFHQPPTEEVKKELSEKDVQEGFDITLTKHKGQYALRKLYHESPRLMCVLYTSPTCGPCRTLKPILSKVIDEFDKDVHLVEIDITEDPEIAEAAGIMGTPCVQFFKNKEMLRTVSGVKMKREYREFIEANK, encoded by the exons ATGGCTAATACTACTCCCAATATTACAAACTCCGTTGGTATCGGAATCCGAATCCGGTCCAAAACCCGACCCGTATCCACTTCGATGGCGGCTACTCCGTCGACTTTATCGACCGCTCTCTGCATTCCGAACGGTTTGCTTGTTATCAACTCCGGTTCGAGTCGACGGGGAGGAACTGCTCGAGTTGATTCAGTTAACGGTCACTTGACTCGCAGCCGTACGTCCTCTTTTTCAATTCGAGCTGCGGCGGAGGTGGAGCCGGTCGGAACAAGCTCTTCAG CTCAGGGTATTGAGAACTTGATAATAATAGGATCAGGTCCTGCTGGATATACAGCAGCAATTTATGCGGCTAGGGCTAATTTGAAGCCTGTAGTGTTTGAGGGGTTTCAAGCAGGTGGTGTACCAGGAGGACAGTTGATGACAACAACTGAAGTAGAAAACTTTCCTGGATTTCCAGACGGGATAACTGGACCTGACTTAATGGATAG GATGAGGCGACAAGCTGAGAGATGGGGAGCTGAATTGTATCAGGAAGATGTGGAATTTATTGATGTGAAGAACGCTCCTTTTACTGTCCACAGTAGTGAACGTAAG gtAAAGTGTCATAGCCTTATTGTGGCTACAGGAGCCAATGCAAGAAGGTTGGGATTACCCCGTGAAGATGAATTTTGGAGCAGAGGAATTAGTGCCTGTGCAATTTGTGATGGAGCATCACCGCTTTTCAAGGGTCAGGTCCTTGCTGTTGTTGGAGGCGGTGATACAGCTACAGAGGAGGCAATATACTTAACAAAGTATGCACGCCATGTCCATTTACTTGTCCGCAAGGACCAACTAAGAGCATCAAGAGCAATGCAAGACAG AGTTTTCAACAATCCGAACATCACTGTGCATTTCAACACTGAGACTGTGGATGTCGTCAGCAACCCAAAAGGACAGATGTCAGGAATTTTGATCAGAAAAGCTGATACTCAGGAAGAATCTGTGCTTGAGGCAAAAGGCTTGTTTTATGGCATAGGTCATTCACCAAATAGTCAACTGTTGGAAGGCCAAGTTGAACTTGACAGCTCAGGCTACATATTGGTCAAGGAGGGCACAGCAAACACATCTGTGGAAGGTGTATTTGCAGCTGGAGATGTGCAG GATCATGAATGGAGGCAAGCCGTCACTGCAGCTGGCTCAGGATGCGTAGCTGCTCTATCAGTGGAGAGATATCTGACAAGCAAAAATCTTCTTCTTGAATTTCACCAG CCCCCTACTGAAGAAGTTAAGAAGGAACTCTCCGAGAAAGATGTACAAGAAGGTTTTGATATAACACTTACCAAGCATAAGGGCCAG TATGCTTTACGGAAATTGTACCATGAGAGCCCAAGGCTTATGTGTGTACTGTATACATCACCAACATGTGGCCCATGTAGGACCTTGAAACCAATTCTTAGCAAG GTCATAGATGAATTTGACAAGGATGTCCACCTTGTTGAAATTGATATTACTGAAGATCCAGAGATTGCTGAGGCAGCTGGGATTATGGGTACTCCATGTGTACAGTTTTTCAAGAATAAGGAAATGCTCAG GACGGTATCAGGTGTCAAAATGAAGAGAGAGTATAGAGAGTTTATTGAAGCAAATAAGTGA
- the LOC129876163 gene encoding zinc finger BED domain-containing protein DAYSLEEPER-like yields the protein MATPETPVTPATPTENHEMVHEHEMIPEHEMVHEHEMGHEHEMGHEHEMGHEHEMIHEHEMVEHEIVLGNEMVPGNGMVSDYEMIPGNEMVLAEPQPNNVETPPSNTETQPGKRRKKKSIVWEHFTIENVAVGTRRAQCKQCKQSFAYSTGSKVAGTSHLKRHIAKGSCPVVLRNQQNDQLTPYSASSKMTGYGGSNGAPKRRYRTASAPYVAFDPDRCRQEISKMIIMHDYPLHMVEHPGFLTFVQNLQPRFDLVSFNTVQGDCVATYLREKQAIQKVIEGVPGWICLTLDMWSSRHTVGYVFITGQYVDSEWKIHRKILNVIMEPYPDSETAFSHAVAACLSDWSMEGKLFSVTINQPLGDAAADNLRALLSVKNPLVLNGQLLVGNCLARTLSSIAQDAFNFVHGTVKKVRDSVKYVKTSESHEEKFIELKQQLQVPSTKMLTLDDRTQWNTTYEMLLAATELKEVFSCLDTLDPDYKDAPTLEDWKQVETLCSYLKIFFDSANLLTSPTIPTTNTFFHEAWKIQLELARAAASEDPFTSSLTKMMQEKFDNYWKSCCLMLAIAVVMDPRFKMKLVEFSFSKIYGEEAATYVKTVEEGIHELFNEYVALPLPLTPTYIEEVNGSAMSQEDGQGLDASCNGLGLTDFDVYIMETSSQQSRSELDQYLEESLLPRVHEFDVVGWWKLNRMKYPTLSKMARDILSVPVSTIAADSIFSTVSKEMDRYRCSLRPETVEALICAKDWLQNASIDTLPAPIKMEVPI from the coding sequence ATGGCAACCCCAGAAACACCTGTTACTCCGGCAACTCCCACTGAAAATCATGAGATGGTCCATGAACATGAGATGATACCTGAACATGAGATGGTCCATGAACATGAGATGGGCCATGAACATGAGATGGGCCATGAACATGAGATGGGTCATGAACATGAGATGATACATGAACATGAGATGGTTGAACACGAGATAGTGCTTGGCAATGAGATGGTCCCAGGCAATGGAATGGTTTCGGACTATGAGATGATTCCAGGAAATGAGATGGTTCTAGCAGAGCCACAACCCAACAATGTTGAAACACCTCCAAGCAACACAGAAACTCAACCTGGTAAGCGTAGGAAAAAGAAATCGATAGTTTGGGAGCACTTCACCATTGAAAATGTTGCTGTTGGGACTAGAAGGGCACAATGTAAGCAGTGCAAGCAATCGTTTGCATATAGTACAGGGTCAAAAGTAGCAGGCACTAGTCATCTGAAGCGCCATATTGCCAAAGGATCATGTCCGGTAGTCCTGCGTAATCAGCAGAATGATCAATTGACCCCATATAGTGCTTCTTCTAAGATGACTGGATATGGGGGTAGTAATGGTGCACCTAAACGCCGTTATCGAACTGCTTCTGCTCCTTACGTTGCTTTTGATCCAGACCGGTGCCGCCAGGAAATCTCTAAGATGATTATCATGCATGATTATCCCCTTCACATGGTTGAGCATCCAGGCTTTCTTACTTTTGTTCAGAATCTTCAACCTCGTTTTGATTTGGTGAGTTTCAACACTGTGCAAGGAGATTGTGTGGCAACCTATCTTAGAGAAAAGCAAGCCATCCAGAAGGTGATTGAGGGAGTGCCTGGGTGGATCTGCTTAACACTAGATATGTGGTCGTCCCGTCACACTGTGGGCTATGTATTCATAACTGGGCAGTATGTTGACAGTGAGTGGAAAATTCATAGGAAAATACTCAATGTCATCATGGAACCATATCCAGATTCTGAGACGGCTTTCAGCCACGCTGTTGCCGCTTGCCTTTCTGACTGGAGTATGGAGGGGAAGTTATTTTCTGTCACTATTAATCAACCACTGGGTGATGCTGCTGCTGATAACCTTAGAGCTTTACTCTCTGTGAAGAACCCACTTGTGCTTAACGGTCAATTGTTGGTTGGAAATTGTCTTGCTCGAACTTTAAGCAGCATTGCCCAAGATGCGTTTAATTTTGTGCATGGAACTGTTAAAAAAGTTAGAGATAGCGTAAAGTATGTGAAAACATCGGAATCTCATGAGGAAAAGTTTATTGAGCTCAAACAGCAGCTTCAGGTGCCTAGCACAAAGATGCTGACCCTTGATGACCGAACTCAATGGAACACAACATATGAGATGTTGTTGGCTGCAACTGAGTTGAAGGAAGTATTTTCATGCTTGGATACATTAGATCCTGATTACAAAGATGCCCCAACTTTGGAAGACTGGAAGCAAGTTGAGACTCTCTGCTCTTACTTGAAAATCTTCTTTGACTCTGCTAATCTCCTGACTTCACCAACAATTCCTACAACCAACACATTCTTCCATGAAGCGTGGAAGATTCAATTGGAATTGGCTCGTGCTGCAGCAAGTGAAGATCCATTCACTAGCAGTCTTACCAAAATGATGCAAGAGAAGTTTGATAATTATTGGAAGAGCTGTTGCTTAATGTTAGCTATTGCTGTAGTAATGGATCCACGCTTCAAAATGAAACTTGTTGAATTcagtttttccaaaatatatggGGAAGAAGCTGCCACCTACGTGAAGACTGTTGAGGAGGGAATCCATGAACTCTTTAATGAATATGTGGCTCTTCCTCTACCTCTAACCCCAACTTATATTGAAGAAGTAAACGGCAGTGCTATGAGTCAGGAGGATGGCCAAGGCCTCGATGCCTCTTGTAACGGGCTTGGACTTACTGATTTTGACGTCTACATTATGGAGACTTCGAGCCAGCAGTCAAGGTCAGAACTTGATCAATATCTGGAAGAGTCTTTGCTGCCTCGTGTTCACGAGTTTGATGTGGTGGGTTGGTGGAAGCTTAACAGAATGAAGTACCCAACTTTGTCAAAAATGGCTCGTGATATCTTGTCAGTTCCTGTTTCAACCATTGCTGCTGATTCTATATTTAGCACGGTTAGCAAAGAGATGGATCGTTACAGGTGTTCCTTGCGACCTGAGACCGTGGAGGCCCTCATCTGTGCCAAGGACTGGCTTCAGAATGCATCTATAGACACTTTACCTGCACCAATTAAAATGGAAGTGCCGATTTAG
- the LOC129875949 gene encoding short integuments 2, mitochondrial-like isoform X3, producing the protein MIHIPKLLDLVEFKLKEVMTREPTLLVMVLGVPNVGKSALINSIHQIALSRFPVQEKMKKARVGPLPGVTQDIAGFKIAHRPSVYVLDSPGVLVPTIPDIETGLKLALAGSVKDSVVGEERIAQYLLAVLNTRGTPLQWKHLVDRETKDPDHELENKPECIIKDLQNKGKKPMNKSNAYRVQDMVSEVQRTLCISLSEFSGSLEDESDLEILIEHQFEVLQKALKIPHKASEARIMVSKKFLTLFRTGKLGPVILDDVPGPSDSVS; encoded by the exons atgaTTCATATTCCAAAGCTTCTTGATCTGGTTGAGTTCAAACTGAAGGAGGTTATGACAAGGGAACCTACTCTCCTTGTCATGGTGTTGGGTGTTCCTAACGTTGGCAAATCGGCTTTAATCAACTCCATCCATCAAATTGCATTATCTCGATTTCCAG TGcaggagaagatgaagaaggcTAGAGTGGGGCCTTTGCCTGGTGTTACTCAAGATATTGCTGGATTCAAG ATTGCACATCGACCTAGCGTCTATGTGCTGGACTCTCCAGGAGTGTTGGTTCCAACTATTCCAGACATAGAAACCGGGCTAAAGCTGGCTCTTGCAG GGTCTGTGAAAGATTCTGTAGTTGGTGAGGAGCGAATTGCTCAATACCTATTAGCAGTTTTAAACACCCGAGGCACTCCTCTTCAGTGGAAGCACTTGGTTGACAGGGAAACTAAGGACCCTGACCATGAGTTGGAAAACAAACCTGAATGTATTATCAAGGATCTTCAAAACAAGGGAAAGAAGCCCATGAACAAATCTAATGCCTATCGTGTTCAG GATATGGTTAGTGAAGTCCAGCGCACGCTTTGCATCAGTCTCTCGGAGTTCAGTGGTAGTTTGGAAGATGAATCTGACCTGGAGATTCTAATAGAACACCAGTTTGAAGTGTTGCAGAAGGCTCTGAAGATACCTCATAAGGCTTCAGAGGCTCGGATAATGGTATCAAAGAAATTTCTTACTTTATTTAGAACAGGGAAACTAGGTCCTGTCATCCTAGACGATGTTCCTGGTCCCTCTGATTCTGTATCTTGA